The Paenibacillus sp. G2S3 region GATACGAATTGGCCAGATTTTCGAAAATAAGGGCTCCTCGGTCCGAATCATTTCGTACAGGTGCTAATGTTTATGGGATACCAAACGAGCTCCTAGTTTAATAAATTAGTGCGCGTCTATACTGATAATGATTTTACGAATGACAAAGTGATGATATTGTCAGTTTGTTTTTGATTGTTATATGCTATGATAATTACCATCAGAGATAGAGCGAGGGGAAATACAGATGTCGAATGATCTTCCATTATCTAAAGAAAACATTTTGGATGCAGCTGAACAAGTGCTCCGGCGTTTTGGTCCGGATAAGACTTCAGTTGTTGATGTAGCGAGGGTACTGAAGGTTAGTCATGGTACGCTATATAGACATTTTTCCAGTAAAGCAGCTTTGCGCGAATCGGTAACCGAAAGATGGTTGCATCAAAATATTTTAGCCCCATTGAAGGACGTTACTGAGCAATTTGATGGGAATGCCAAAGAGCAGCTACGTCTGTGGTTAGATACTCTAATTCGCAATAAACGGAGCTATGCTGTAGATGATTCCGAAATGTTTGCTATGTACGCCTCTGTAACTTTAGAAGTCGTAGATATGATTACCCAACACGTAGATCAATTAATTGGGCAACTCGCACGCATTCTTGAAAAAGGTATACAAACCGGGGAGTTTAAAGCGTTGGAATCAGAGGTTGCGGCAAGAGCTATTTTTAATGCAACATCGCGATTTCATCATCCTGCTCATGCGAAAGAGTGGCAGTCGGCTATGATTGATCAGGAATTCGAAGCGGTCTGGGAACTGATGCTTTCCGGAATTTCGTCATAAATTCTTATGGCATATTTCATAATAGAAAAATGATGGACTAAACCTTTTGATGAAGATCGGAAGGTTTTTTTGCGTCTGGAGAACAATTATAACAAATGACAAAAAATTATAATTGTCACTTGTTATTTGTGAGTGTTCGATTTATAATCAGACCAACAAGAAAGGCAACCGAATAGGAGGAATAAATGATGGATCAGAATTTGGTTGGAAAAGTTGCATTAGTGACTGGAGCTTCAAGAGGTATGGGACGGGAAATTGCGGAGAACTTGGCGTTACATGGTGCGAAGGTTGTTGTTAATTATGCAAGCAGTCCAAGCAAGGCAGAGGAAGTTGTGAACAAAATTAAGCAAAAGGGTGGAGAAGCTATCGCTATCCGAGCGGATATCAGCCAAGTGGCAGAGCT contains the following coding sequences:
- a CDS encoding TetR family transcriptional regulator, encoding MSNDLPLSKENILDAAEQVLRRFGPDKTSVVDVARVLKVSHGTLYRHFSSKAALRESVTERWLHQNILAPLKDVTEQFDGNAKEQLRLWLDTLIRNKRSYAVDDSEMFAMYASVTLEVVDMITQHVDQLIGQLARILEKGIQTGEFKALESEVAARAIFNATSRFHHPAHAKEWQSAMIDQEFEAVWELMLSGISS